One segment of Mus caroli chromosome 6, CAROLI_EIJ_v1.1, whole genome shotgun sequence DNA contains the following:
- the LOC110296724 gene encoding phosphatidylethanolamine-binding protein 2, with product MPTDMSLWTGPLSLHEVDEQPQHLLRVTYTEAEVGELGQVLTPTQVKHRPSSISWDGLDPGKLYTLILTDLDAPSRKKPVYREWHHFLVVNMKGNDISSGNVLSDYVGSGPPKGTGLHRYVWLVYQQDKPLRCDEPILTNRSGDHRGKFKTAAFRKKYHLGAPVAGTCYQAEWDSYVPKLYKQLSGK from the coding sequence ATGCCTACAGACATGAGCTTGTGGACCGGGCCGCTGAGCCTCCACGAAGTAGACGAGCAGCCCCAGCACCTACTGCGGGTCACCTACACGGAGGCGGAAGTGGGCGAGCTGGGCCAAGTGCTGACGCCCACCCAGGTTAAGCACAGACCCAGCAGCATTTCATGGGATGGCCTTGACCCAGGGAAACTCTACACCTTGATCCTCACAGACCTGGATGCTCCCAGTAGGAAGAAACCCGTGtacagggaatggcaccattttCTGGTGGTCAACATGAAAGGCAACGACATCAGCAGTGGGAATGTCCTCTCGGATTACGTGGGTTCCGGACCTCCCAAGGGCACTGGCCTCCATCGCTATGTCTGGCTGGTGTACCAGCAGGACAAGCCACTGAGATGTGACGAACCCATCCTCACCAACCGGTCTGGAGACCATCGTGGGAAGTTCAAAACTGCAGCCTTCCGCAAGAAGTATCACCTGGGAGCCCCGGTGGCCGGCACGTGTTACCAGGCAGAATGGGACAGCTATGTACCAAAGCTGTACAAACAGCTGTCTGGGAAATAG